CACCCAGGACCTAGTAAAGAAGTGAAGTGCTCTCAGGGCAGAAGGAACAGGGGCGGAGCCCTCACCCAGGTGGGCCTGTGGACTCCGAGCCACTCCCTTGGGCCTCAGGACCTGACTGCTGAGTGAAGCGACCCAGTCTGGGATAGGAGCTGGATAATCAGGAAGATCAGCATCTCAGCACCTGGGGGAGGGGCGCTGGGGGTAGAGTTGCCAGATTTGGCAAAAAATAACACAGACCAAAAAGCAGGATATCCAATTAcagttgaatttcagataaatgataCTTTAATATGAGTATGTCTCATGCAATATTTAGGACATACTTATACTCAGAATAAGtattggttgtttatttgaaattcaaatttaactgggtgttctGTATTTTACCTGGAaacaggggttggggggatggaTACTCAAACCTTTCAACTCACTCACTCTGTGCATTGACCCCTCCTGCCCACCAGCCCGGAGGACAGCAGCCGTACTCAGTTCTGTGTCCCAAGCCTGGTGGCGGTTGACTGGGCCAGCAATGCTCCCAACTCAGCTTCACAGGGCAGTAGAGCAGAGAGGACTTGTTGGGGCCTGGAGCCCCCTCCCCAGAGGGCTGGGGTCTCCAAGGCAGGCCTCTTGGGTTCCGAGGGCCCAGGTGGGTTTGCCAAACTCCCTTTCAGGTCAAGGCAACTGACCTGAAGGAGCCCCCCGGAACCTGGCTCTTCTCTGCCTCCCCCCATGGACTCtgccctgctctctgccctcaggTGGGCAGGCCCACTTTGGtgcaggagagaaaggagaacccACGAGAGCTCTCCAGAAAAGGAGAAGGGACATCTTGTAGGGTGGTTTCAGGGAGAGGAGAGCTCGACCAGGGGCTGAAAATGAGGAACATTGGCCAGGCACGGCCACCTGGAGAAGGTCATTGCCTCTGCAGGCATCAGTGGAAAGAGGATCCAGAACGgctctgggggggtgggggtggggggcaggggcgggcagTGGGGGGGGGTTTCCAGCCCGCGCTCACCCCCTTTCCTGGGAAGGAAGGTGTGGAGGGCAGGGGCACAGGCAGCGAGCAAAGAGCCCCACAGCCAGCCTCGCTGCTCCCCCTGGCCGGCCCGTTGGGGGGCCCATGGAGCCTTTGCAGACTCTCACACAGCCTGATGCCCAGGGCTGCTTCGTCCTGTCTCTGCTCCCTCTCCCACCAGGGCAGGTGCCTCGGGAGGTGGCGGGGGTTCAGGGCCGTGGGCAGCCCTGTACTTTTCCCGGTGAGACCCAGGAAGAGGTCAGCACTGTTGATTTCTGGCCTGGTGTCCACCTACAGTTCAAGGAGGAGGGGGCCAGACGCTGCTCAGGCCCGGGTGGAGGTGGCCTTGGGGGTGGGTGAGAGGCTAATGAGGCCTCGGGAGGATGCGGGCCAAAGAGGGCCTGGCGAGGGTGTGGCCGCGCCAGGGTCCTGAGGCTGTGGCCCGGGCGGGGGTGTTGTGGGAGGGCGAGGTCCACCAGGCCCGGGAACCCTTTGTGCGCCCACCACAGAGTGCCGCCTCTCCCGGGCAACGGTGACTCACAAAGCCGGCCCACGCCGGGCAGAGGACGCCTCCCCTGGGCCCCGGTGGGCCCAGGTCATAAAGGCCACGAGGGCCAAGCCCTGAGGAGGCATGTCCTGAGGTGGCCCTGACACCACCCTCCAGGCTGGACCTAGATTTCCTACTGCAAGCACCACCCGGCCCGGCGACTGGGCCTTAGGGCTCTCTGTCGGGGCCCAGCGCCTCGGCGCCCATGTGTGTGGTCTGCTTCGTGAAGGCACTGGTGCAGTTGTTCAAGATCTACCTGACGGCAAACTACACCTAAAACTTCCGCGGCTGGCCTGTGGACTTCCGCTGGGATGACGTGCACGCCGCCACCGCCGGGGGCCACAGCGGTCACCGGGGGACTGACGTGCCCGGCAGCCGCGGCGGGCATGTGGCCGCTGCGGGGCGCGGCGCTGGGCGAAGACGCGCAGGGGCGGCCATCCCGCGGGGCGCGCAGGCAGGCGCGGTGCCTCCTGCAGCAGATCCGTGAGCTGCCCGGCCAGCTCGCCAGCTACGTGCTGGCCCACTAAGTGGGCCCCTGGTTCGTGTACCCTGGCTCCATGTTCCTGATGACGCGCGCGCTGCTGCCGCTCCTGCGGCAGGGCCAGGAGTGCCTGGTGGACCGCTACCGCGGCCGGCGCGCCAAGCTGGTGGCCTGTGACGGCAACGAGATCGACACCGTGTTCATGGACCGCCGCCAGCGCCCAGGCAGCCATGGCCGCGGACTGCGCCTCGCCATCTGCTGCGAGGGCAACGCCGGCTTCTACAAGATGGGCTGTCTGTCGGCACCGCTGGAGGCCGGCTATTCGGTGTTGGGCTGGAACCACCCGGGCTTTGGGGGCAGCACGGGCGCGCCGTTCCCTCAGCACGACGCCAACGCCACGGACGTGGTGGTCAAGTACGCGCTCTACCGCCTGCACTTCCCGCCCGCGCACGTGGTGGTCTACAGCTGGTCCATTGGCGGCTTCACGGCCTCGTGGGCCACCATGACGTACCCGGCGCTGGGCGCACTGGTGCTCGATGCCGCCTTCGACGACCTCGTGCCGCTGGCGCTGAAGGTCATAACCCACAGCTGGAAGGGGCGGGTGGTGCGCACGGTGCGCGCGCACTTCAACCTCAGCGTGGCCCAGCAGTTATGCCGCTACCCCGGCCGGTGACGTGGTCAGCACCTCGGGCCCCCTGCGCCCCCTGCCGTCGGGCGACGTGGAGGGCACCGCGGCAACGAGCTGCTCCGGCGCTGCTGCAGCACCGCTACCCCGCCGTGATGGCGCGCGAGGGCCTTACTGTCGCGACCCGACGGCTGCGTGCCGGCAGCCTGGCGCGGGAGGCCGCCGTCTACGCGCGCTACCGCGTGGACGGCGACCGGTGCCTAGCCCTGCTGCGCTCCTACCGCGCGCGCTGCGAGGACCGGCAGGAGGACGAGGAGGCGTGGGGCCCGCACGGGCTCTCTTTTCCCTGGCTAGTGGGCCAGGGCCTGAGCCGGCGGCGGCGCTGGCAGCTCGCGCTGTTCCTGGCTCGCCAGCACCTCAAGAACGTGGAGGCGACCCACTGCAGTCCGCTGGAACCTGAGGACTTCTAGTTGCCCTGGAGGCTGTAGACCGTGCTTCTGCGTgtcccttctcccaccccccaccccaaaccagTAAAGCTGGCCCTGCCTGGGATCCCCACCTGGGATCCCCACCTTGTgtctgggggagggtggggcagtGCATAGGGACCTGGCACTCTCCCTCACTGGGGcatccccttccctcctttctcttcctccctccaacATTTGTGGACGGTCCCAGTCTGCTCCCAGCTCCTAAGGGGAATGCAAAGATTAGCTTGACCCAGTTTGTGGCAACACTGTGTGATGGGTGCCTTGATCACCTAGAAAGGATGGTGTGAACATGGGCTGTGGGACACCAGGAGGCGTCCTTCACCTGGCCTGGGTTACAGGATGACTGGGAAAGATGAGTGTTGAAGGGTCTGTGCAAGTGGCCTCTAACTATGAAAGAACACTGGCTTTGGAAGGGCTGTAAAAGTCTTAGCAGCTGGACCTCCCCGAGGAGTGCGATGCTGCTGCTTCATAGGGTTCCCCCCGCCCCATTCCTGGCTTCTACAGGATGGGGTTCACCGTGGAACCACAGACTCAGAGTAAGTGGCAGGCAGTCCAGGTGGGACTACAGACACACCTGCACTGACCACTCATTGCTTTGTTCATGGCTCAGGGATGCCATACAAAATGAGAGACAAGCCCTCTGCCCACCACCATCTGTAATGCAGTCGCATCCTTACCACCTGCCCTTAATTGTATGAAGCAGGGACTATTGGCTGTCCTCAACTCCCGGGGACAGGGGCTGGCCAGGGTGGTTCCAGCTAGAAGCTCTGGAAAAGCTGAAAGAAGGCAAGTGGGGCAGGCATATAATTGACGGCACCAGAGCAGGACCTGGCCTGGATGCACCTGGGCCAGTGCAAGCAGAAGCAGGTACTTAAGGTGACCTAAAGTACCAGGAAGACCTATGGGGAGAAGGTGAGCTTTGAGCTGAGACAGTAAGAGGAGTTAGCCAGGTGAAGGAATGGGTTTCCTTCCTAGGGATCAGTACATGCAGGGTGGCTTGGCTGTTAGGGGGAATGCTGTCCAGAAGGGTCAGATCCTCAAGGGTTTGAATACCACtaaagcagcagtccccaacctttttggcaccagggactggttccgtggaagacaacttttccacggacagggggagggaaaggttcaggcggtaatgcgagcggtggggagcagatgaagcttcgctcacttgcctgccgctcacctcctgctgtgcagcccggcaCCTGCACTAACGGATTGCTTGCAGAGGCAATTTAGTAGCCGTGGAAGGGTAGTCGTGGGACTTGTTTTAGCGGGACCGGGTTGCCTAATGGCTACACACCTCTCCTTTGACAAGTTTGGCAAACCCTCCTCCGGAGTCTGCAGGAAGCAATTAGCTGAGGGATGGCCAAGTaactctggcctcagttttctcatctgtaaagtggggagggCCCCATCTGTCTCACCGGGTTGCTGTGAAAAGGAAGTGAGAGAACACGGGGTCGAAGGGCGCCTCCAGCCAAAAGAGAGCAACTCGTGGTCGCGCCTTTTTCTGCGCAACCCCCATACAACTTTAAAATCCCTACAAAAAGGACAgacccaaaaagaaaaagagctccaAAGTCAGTGGGTCAGGCCTCGGAGGGATCGCAAGCGGCCTGAGTCTGACCCGCCGAAGTACGTGAGCCGTGGCGCTCGCAGGCAGGGGCAAACACCTTGGAGACCCTCCAAGAGGCCCACCTCCGGGATCCCGTAGCGCCATGTTGCACGGTCCTCCCAGTTCCCACCTCACTCAGTGCACCTCAAGACCGTTCTACCTGTGCTTCTCGCTGGTGGACCGGACTCCCTTTCCGGCTTCGTCCGCAGCCTCGACCAATCATATTGAAGCTGATGAACCGGGACTAGGCCAGAACACCTCCCTCATTGGGCACCGCTCGTGGGGGCGGGACGGGGGGCGGAGCGCGCCTCAAAGCGGAAGTGGGTCGTCTCGCTGTTGATCACGTAATGCCGCGGCGCTTGAGGCGATTCAGCTGGCTGGTGCGTAAGCGGCGAGCGACACCTGGTGCGGCCCGCTCGGTTCCCACTGCGCCCGCGACCCCGGCTTGGACGCCTGCTGCGGCCCGGCCGCCGCCTAAACATGGACTCCGCCGGCCAAGGTACCCGCGGGCCCGGTGCCGCGTGGCGGCCTTTGGGCCCCTCCGCCTGCGCCCGCCCGTCCCGCGGCACCTCTTCCTCTCCCACGCGCGCGGCCTCGAAGCTCCTGGCGGGTGTTCCGCCCCCGCTGGGATCGCTCTGAGCACTGGTTCCCCAGCGCCCTCCCCTCGCCCCAGAGTCTTGGGTTTCGTCACTCCGGGTAGCTCCCACTCTGCCCCCGCCCGACTCTTGCCCGGCGGGCCGCCCTCAGTCCCTGCGCAGGGCCCTCGGGGACACCCCATCCGGCCCTGGATGCGGGCCGAGGTGCCGTGCGCGGCgcccggggtggggaggggaggcgaCGCCGTCCTCGCGTTGGGCGCAGCGCCCCTTGGGTGGCAACGCAGCTCGGAGCCCAGCCTACTGCAGAGTTgtctggagggggaagggtgcaGTGAGTCAGGGGCACACCCAGCATACCAGGCCTGTTTCCGGAACTGACGTCCCAGACTAGTTTGAGGTGGCCGCTGGCGGGTGTGGAGCGGGCCCAGAAGCTTAAGATCTTGAGGAGGTGGTAGGAGTCTGTCTTCCATCCTGGGGCTCTAGAGGGAGTGCTAATACTACGTTGATGTAACTACACTGGATGATTTCAGGGTGCTTTTCTATCGTTTGATCTGTATCAGCATATTAATTAAACGTTAGAATTCTTCACAAGTCTGGGGTTCCGGTCATGAGAACGAcagaaaacatttactgagcacctactatgtgccagacaccattcCAAGCCTGTTTCTCAGATCTTTTTCCACTTTCGGAATAACCTTTTTATAATGGCCCAGAAACCCCCGTTTTGCAGATGATTATACAGGCTGAGCTGAGATTCACCCAGGTGAGGGGCTCTGGCCCCCTCGTGTTGCCTACTGCAGCAGCCCGCGCTAATTCTCTCTGTAGGTCCTTTGGTGAGGACCTTGGTCACCTCTGAGTCAGGGTGTGAATAGCATCTGCCTGCAGGGGGTACCGAGCTTGGTCTCACCCAGTGACTGGGCAGCGCACAGCATGTCGGGTGAGCACACAGTTTTATAAGCAGACAGTGGCTGAGGGCCTTTATCTGTTTTTGAAGAATAGAAAAGTTGTAGGGATCTTGAGGACTTACTGAATTCGAGTAGGTTCAACACAGCAGGTACAAACGATGAAGTAAAACCACGTGGCTTGATCTCGGTTAAATATTGAAATCTGTTGACTAAAAAGAAAAGCTTCATTTAGTGAACATCTCTAGAGCACCACAGAAGTGCATGGCTCCAGCTGTGGGACATGTGAAGGGAATGACACGGCCAGCTAAACAGAGTGTCTTTGGTTTTAAGGGCATTTCGCCTATTTTTAGCAGATTCTAGGGTTTCTAGAGTAGACAAACATACCTGCAGTTAAAGACACTTTTACTGTTTTGCAACCTTTATGcctttaatttacttttctttcttttttttttttttttggccacaccgcgcttggcttgtgggatcttagttccctgagcagggattgaacgcGGGCACTCGGCAGTGAaggcgcagagccctaaccactgaccatcagggaattccctttaatttacttttaaacgTGCCAAACCCCATACGGAGCCCGTCTCTTCACAGAACGTGCTGATCAAAAGGGAAGATGTTTTCAGTGCTGATTGTATAACGTACCAAACGACGACGGCCTTGCATTTGGAATTGGAAAGAACTGGCGTAGACCTGTTTTTCTTGTAAACTTCTAGTGCATACAGGAAAGTGCGTTTAACGTGGAGAACAAACGTGACGCAGGGGTTCGAACCTGGTCTGGGTATAGCAGAGGTGTGAGGAGGCAGTGCCCTCTGCACACCGCCGCAGCCTTCTTGCTGTGGGGTGAGGGTCGAGGAGGAACTGAACGGATTTTGTTTTGCTGACTCCCCACAGGGGCTGGATGACTGTGTTCCTCGTGTGTAATCTTAGCCTGTGCCCTGGCGGAGCAGCTGATTGGAAAGTGGTGCTGGTTGTGTTTACAGCTGTATTAAGTTCCTCCACGCTAAAAAATGGAAGAGCTGTTAGATCCAGCGGCTTTGTTTTTAACAAAGGTTTCCTGTCTGTGAAGATAGTATTCTTACAGGAGAAACCAGATTTAGGGAGTGGCTGCCTTGTGCCAGCATTTCTAGAACCTGAAGAAGCAACTTGGGTGGCCTGAGATGTGGCTGCTCCCAGTCTGGTGGCCGAAACCATCTTTGCAGAACCTTTCAGAGAAGAGGCATTGTCTCCACGGGTCCCCCGCCCCTTTCTCCTAAACCTGCCCTTGCACCCTTGCTTTCTCCCTCGGTGGAAACCTCTGTCCTCTATTCCTCTGTGACTTCTTATTTGATGCTCTCTGACCGCATTTTGTCTCTGGCAGATATCAACCTGAATTCTCCTAACAAAGGTCTGCTCTCCGACTCCATGACGGATGTCCCTGTCGACACAGCGGTGGCCGCCCAGGCTCCTGCTGTGGAGGGTCTGACAGATGCCGAGGCGGAGGAGCTCAGGGCTGAGCTTGCAAAGGTGTTGTGTCATGGCTGTCCATCCGGGGGTGACTGTGAGGCCCTCCCAGCCTAATGAGGGGCCAGAGTGCTGGCTGTGCTCTGGAGAAATTGCCCTGGGAGATTGTCCCTGGAGCCCCACAGAAACTGCCCTCTGCAGCCCTTGGTTGGCGTGTGTCTGGCACCTTGTAGGTGCTCCATGAGGAGAATGTCCACATGGGGCAGCTGCTCTGAGCACACCATCTGCTGGGAGTTTCTCTTTTGGAATCAACACGACATTTTCAAGACCCCCATGGATATATCTGTCCCTggatcttcatttttcttttaaaaatacttctgtaAAAAGCGTTTCGTGTGATCTTTTTAAAGTGAGAGCTCTTTAAGAGGAAATAGGAGTTAAGAACAAAAGTGTGTGCGTATAATTTTTATTCAGACTAACTGCCCAGAGTGTTTCTTTTTACGGTGTGATACAGATTCTAATAGTGACTCACTTGAGATTCCAGAATCTGGGGAAATGAACCTGTTGGCAGCAGTCAGGCAGAGGCTGGAGCACGCTTGTTGCAGTTCTCTGCTCCGCCTTCGGAAACAAGCCCGTCCTGATACGTCCTGGGTCCAGGCCTGGGTCTGAGCAGAGCTGGTCACGCGGACAAACCCAGCCCCAGGACCAGGTTTTAGACCATAGAGGAAGCCGCCCTTTCTTAATTGAACGGAGGTTAAAGGAGAAGCAGCAGGAAGTCCCAGGAGACTTatgttttgccttttatttcagGACATGTTGGTTACAGAATAAAAACCACAAGGTTTTTTTCAGAGGTGAATTGCAAAATGAAGAAGCTCttgtgtttcttaaaaatttcagCTTGCGTGTCCACGTGCCCTTAAGCCCATGTGCCCAAAGCACCATAAATGGAAAGTTCAAGTCACCGAGTGTCACTGCTGGGGTGACTGGTAATAGTTTGGCCTTCGATGATCCTGTAGTTTTGAATCgtttctttttcagtattttctaaagCAGAATCTAGTGATATATAGGGCTTTAGGCTGTTGTTAGTGCCTTAACCCAAacagtcattttttttaagaaagggacttttttttttagagtagcTGTTCACATAGGAGCAGGAAGTATTGAGAATCTAAAGTAGGAAGGCTGTAAAGGATGCTCCTCTCTGTAGTTCACTCTTTGTTTTAAGACATGAGAAGGTTCTGATCGTTATTGTCAAGATTTTTTCTGTTGCCCAACTCAAATTACTTTaagcagaaaagagaattttctttGGGCTTCTGTAAGTGGCTTTCGCCGAGGCCGGCAGCTGACCTTGGGAACACAAATGTTGTCATAAGGGTTGTTTCTCTGTCACGTGGGTCTCTGGCCACCCATCCGTCTGTCagctctgcttccttcctccGACGTGTGGAATTCCCCCATGGTGCAGATGGGGCCTGGCTGCCAACCCGCCCACCTTCTGTTACTCACACCCAGACCCGGAGCCTGGACCGAAAGGGGCTGCTGTCTTCTAACACCCGTTCCTAGTCCCAGGGAAGAGCTCCGACAGGCCTTGCTCGTCATCCACGGGTGGGCACTGTGGTCAGTAGCTCCGCCAGAGCACTCGGCTTGGGGGGCGGGACAGTTCTCCAGAAGAAGTCGAGGTGCTGGTGCCACATACAAACAGAACCGATGCCTGCTGTAGACTGTTCCTAAGACGAGCTGTGTTTCTGTAAATGGGAAATTCTTAGGTGATTCTGAGAAGGCCTTCACTGTGACGTGTGTAAGGATGGTGGTCGCTTCCTGCCATAGTGGTGGCTGAATCCTGGTAACCGTGCTTTTGCAGGTGGAGGAGGAAGTTGTCACTCTGCGCCAGGTGCTGGCAGCCAAGGAGAGGCACTGTGGCGAGCTGAAGAGGAGGCTGGGCCTCTCTACCTTGGAGGGCCTGAAGCAGAACCTGTCCAGGGGTTGGCATGATGTACAGGTGTCAAACGCGTGAGTGTCTGCTCTACCTGCTTGATGGGCGTTGAGTCCTGGGGGTGAGGGGCCTCCTGGGAGCGGGGTCAGCAAGCGTGCCGCTTGGAAGCAGCCAGCTGGGGTCCCTGAATCCTTGCCAGCAACTGAATTTGTATTTATTGAAAGAGTGTAGAGTCTACACCTGTTTTTAAAAGGCGGCAGACACGCTAGCTAGTTGTCCAAGCAGAAATTGACAAGAAGAATATGTTTCAGGGTCTACATTGGAGGGAACACAAATTAGGTGCTTAACGAGGCTGGTTTTCCATGGTCCCCACAGGTCAGCGTCTGCCGACGTGAGTCTGTGGACGTGAGTCCTTCTCGTGAGCATGACGTGGTCAGGACCTCTGACCCGGACCCTCTGTGCCGCAGCTCTCTGAATTTGGGTAGTGCGGCTGTGTGGTTCCTCTGAAACATATCCTCcgaggtggggggatgggagatGCCTCCCGCTGTCTGAGAAGCCACGTTCCCACAGGAAGACCAAGTCAGTTTTCATAAATCTGCCCTAGGAAAGGCCAGTTCTCTGTCCTAGGAAACTGTAGGCCTTGAACCCCAAAGGGTGGCCGTGCTGGGGCCATGGGCTGTGCCCTCCTTGCTCCTCCCAGCTGTTCCCCAAGACACAGCTTCCGTCGCGTGAGCAGGCCCTCCGTCGCGTGAGGagagtggctgggcctgcagAGCCGGTGCTGAGCGGAGGCAGGCTGAACGTTCAGTCTTCCTGCCGAGTGGTCCTTCTCTGTTTTCCCTGGAATGTCACTTGCCGGTTTGAAACTTGAGTTGAAGTAGTTTTTCTAAATCATTTACCACAGACTTTCTGTTTTTAGCTACGTGAAAACTTCTGAGAAACTTGGAGA
This region of Phocoena phocoena chromosome 15, mPhoPho1.1, whole genome shotgun sequence genomic DNA includes:
- the ABHD16B gene encoding LOW QUALITY PROTEIN: protein ABHD16B (The sequence of the model RefSeq protein was modified relative to this genomic sequence to represent the inferred CDS: inserted 4 bases in 3 codons; deleted 1 base in 1 codon; substituted 3 bases at 3 genomic stop codons) — protein: MCVVCFVKALVQLFKIYLTANYTXNFRGWPVDFRWDDVHAATAGGHSGHRGLTCPAAAAGMWPLRGAALGEDAQGRPSRGARRQARCLLQQIRELPGQLASYVLAHXVGPWFVYPGSMFLMTRALLPLLRQGQECLVDRYRGRRAKLVACDGNEIDTVFMDRRQRPGSHGRGLRLAICCEGNAGFYKMGCLSAPLEAGYSVLGWNHPGFGGSTGAPFPQHDANATDVVVKYALYRLHFPPAHVVVYSWSIGGFTASWATMTYPALGALVLDAAFDDLVPLALKVITHSWKGRVVRTVRAHFNLSVAQQLCRYPGXGDVVSTSGPLRPLPSGDVEGXRGNELLXALLQHRYPAVMAREGLTVATRRLRAGSLAREAAVYARYRVDGDRCLALLRSYRARCEDRQEDEEAWGPHGLSFPWLVGQGLSRRRRWQLALFLARQHLKNVEATHCSPLEPEDFXLPWRL
- the TPD52L2 gene encoding tumor protein D54 isoform X1 encodes the protein MDSAGQDINLNSPNKGLLSDSMTDVPVDTAVAAQAPAVEGLTDAEAEELRAELAKVEEEVVTLRQVLAAKERHCGELKRRLGLSTLEGLKQNLSRGWHDVQVSNAYVKTSEKLGEWNEKVTQSDLYKKTQETLSQAGQKTSAALSTMGSAISRKLGDMRARPFSHSFSSHSIRHSISMPAMRNSATFKSFEDRVGTIKSKVVSGTESGSDSLPSPTGSGDRPLPDHTPF
- the TPD52L2 gene encoding tumor protein D54 isoform X4, which produces MDSAGQDINLNSPNKGLLSDSMTDVPVDTAVAAQAPAVEGLTDAEAEELRAELAKVEEEVVTLRQVLAAKERHCGELKRRLGLSTLEGLKQNLSRGWHDVQVSNAYVKTSEKLGEWNEKVTQSDLYKKTQETLSQAGQKTSAALSTMGSAISRKLGDMRNSATFKSFEDRVGTIKSKVVSGTESGSDSLPSPTGSGDRPLPDHTPF
- the TPD52L2 gene encoding tumor protein D54 isoform X2, coding for MDSAGQDINLNSPNKGLLSDSMTDVPVDTAVAAQAPAVEGLTDAEAEELRAELAKVEEEVVTLRQVLAAKERHCGELKRRLGLSTLEGLKQNLSRGWHDVQVSNAYVKTSEKLGEWNEKVTQSDLYKKTQETLSQAGQKTSAALSTMGSAISRKLGDMSSHSIRHSISMPAMRNSATFKSFEDRVGTIKSKVVSGTESGSDSLPSPTGSGDRPLPDHTPF
- the TPD52L2 gene encoding tumor protein D54 isoform X9, which produces MDSAGQDINLNSPNKGLLSDSMTDVPVDTAVAAQAPAVEGLTDAEAEELRAELAKVEEEVVTLRQVLAAKERHCGELKRRLGLSTLEGLKQNLSRGWHDVQVSNANSATFKSFEDRVGTIKSKVVSGTESGSDSLPSPTGSGDRPLPDHTPF
- the TPD52L2 gene encoding tumor protein D54 isoform X3, translated to MDSAGQDINLNSPNKGLLSDSMTDVPVDTAVAAQAPAVEGLTDAEAEELRAELAKVEEEVVTLRQVLAAKERHCGELKRRLGLSTLEGLKQNLSRGWHDVQVSNAYKKTQETLSQAGQKTSAALSTMGSAISRKLGDMRARPFSHSFSSHSIRHSISMPAMRNSATFKSFEDRVGTIKSKVVSGTESGSDSLPSPTGSGDRPLPDHTPF
- the TPD52L2 gene encoding tumor protein D54 isoform X5, encoding MDSAGQDINLNSPNKGLLSDSMTDVPVDTAVAAQAPAVEGLTDAEAEELRAELAKVEEEVVTLRQVLAAKERHCGELKRRLGLSTLEGLKQNLSRGWHDVQVSNAYKKTQETLSQAGQKTSAALSTMGSAISRKLGDMSSHSIRHSISMPAMRNSATFKSFEDRVGTIKSKVVSGTESGSDSLPSPTGSGDRPLPDHTPF
- the TPD52L2 gene encoding tumor protein D54 isoform X6; translated protein: MDSAGQDINLNSPNKGLLSDSMTDVPVDTAVAAQAPAVEGLTDAEAEELRAELAKVEEEVVTLRQVLAAKERHCGELKRRLGLSTLEGLKQNLSRGWHDVQVSNAYKKTQETLSQAGQKTSAALSTMGSAISRKLGDMRNSATFKSFEDRVGTIKSKVVSGTESGSDSLPSPTGSGDRPLPDHTPF
- the TPD52L2 gene encoding tumor protein D54 isoform X8, translating into MDSAGQAVAAQAPAVEGLTDAEAEELRAELAKVEEEVVTLRQVLAAKERHCGELKRRLGLSTLEGLKQNLSRGWHDVQVSNAYKKTQETLSQAGQKTSAALSTMGSAISRKLGDMRNSATFKSFEDRVGTIKSKVVSGTESGSDSLPSPTGSGDRPLPDHTPF